One window of Vespa velutina chromosome 2, iVesVel2.1, whole genome shotgun sequence genomic DNA carries:
- the LOC124946795 gene encoding spermatogenesis-associated protein 20 isoform X3 → MASSSKDDAKNVDETLIKKGENRLALEKSPYLLQHARNPVQWYPWGDEALEKAKAEDKVIFLSVGYSTCHWCHVMEKESFENPQIAEIMNKNFVNIKVDREERPDIDRIYMAFVQAISGHGGWPMSVFLAPNLSPIIGGTYFPPEDRHGYTGFKNVLLGISKEWRENKRELMLLGGTIIQRLKNAGENKGRLIVSERKTRGRERYVPSEECAMICLHQLKNSYEPNFGGFSDAPKFPQPVNFNLLFYMYARDPSTDIARECLEMCVHTLKKMALGGIHDHIGQGFSRYSVDEEWHVPHFEKMLYDQGQLLQSYTDAFLTTKDPLFAEMIDDIATYVSRDLRHKEGGFYSAEDADSYPTKGSGEKKEGAFYVWTYDEINALLDKEVADKKGLKLSDVFCFHFTVKPKGNVPARRDPHGELNKQNVLIVYGSVEDTARHFGITAEKTQILLKEASRILFEAREKRPRPHLDDKILTAWNGLMISGLARAGSATDNKRYVDLATDAAKFIERYLYDKSERSLLRSCYRSDNDAIVLTSVPIKGYHADYAFVVKGLLDLYEANLDPHWLEFAEILQDIQDELFWDTTSGGYFSTIKDDPTIILRLRDDHDGAEPCSNSIACGNLLRLTTYLERVEFKDKAERLLSSFKEPLSKVPSSVAEMVRALLHYHDSSTEIYVIGNSGAENTNELLRVIRERLIPGQVLMFADQDKSDNILLRKNKILAKMKQDKNVPRAYVCRYRTCSLPVTTPAELADLLSTER, encoded by the exons ATGGCATCCTCGTCGAAAGACGACGCGAAAAATGTCGACGAAACGTTAATCAAGAAGGGAGAAAATCGACTGGCTCTGGAGAAGTCACCTTATCTGTTGCAACACGCTAGAAATCCCGTACAGTGGTATCCTTGGGGAGACGAAGCTCTCGAGAAAGCGAAAGCGGAGGACAAGGTGATTTTCTTGTCCGTCGGATACTCGACGTGTCACTGGTGTCACGTTATGGAGAAGGAGTCCTTTGAGAATCCACAAATCGCCGAGATCATGAATaagaattttgttaatataaaagtGGACAGGGAAGAGCGACCGGATATCGATAGAATATACATGGCGTTCGTACAG GCTATTTCCGGGCACGGTGGTTGGCCGATGAGCGTATTTCTCGCACCGAATCTCTCACCGATCATAGGTGGAACGTATTTTCCGCCGGAAGACAGACACGGTTATACCGGATTTAAGAACGTTCTACTTGGTATCTCTAAAGAG TGGCGAGAGAATAAGCGTGAGCTAATGCTACTCGGTGGGACCATTATACAGAGATTGAAGAACGCAGGCGAGAACAAAGGCCGGCTGATCGTaagcgaaagaaagacaagaggGAGG GAACGATACGTACCTTCGGAGGAATGTGCCATGATATGCCTTCACCAATTGAAGAACTCCTACGAGCCTAACTTTGGTGGATTTTCGGACGCGCCAAAGTTCCCTCAGCCGGTCAAtttcaatcttcttttttatatgtacgCACGCGACCCATCCACCGACATTGCTCGCGAATGCTTGGAGATGTGCGTGCATACTCTGAAAAAAATGGCACTTGGGGGAATACACGATCATATCGGTCAA GGCTTTTCAAGATACTCCGTCGACGAGGAATGGCACGTGCctcattttgaaaaaatgcTCTACGATCAGGGCCAGCTATTGCAATCGTATACCGATGCATTTTTGACCACCAAGGATCCGTTATTCGCCGAAATGATCGACGATATAGCTACTTACGTATCTCGAGATTTGAGGCACAAG GAGGGGGGCTTTTACAGCGCCGAAGATGCCGATTCTTATCCTACGAAAGGATCgggggaaaagaaggaaggcgCCTTTTACGTTTGGACGTACGACGAGATCAATGCGCTTTTGGATAAAGAAGTGGCCGATAAGAAGGGCTTGAAACTGAGCGACGTCTTCTGCTTTCATTTCACGGTCAAGCCGAAGGGAAATGTACCGGCGCGTCGA gATCCCCATGGGGAATTGAACAAGCAAAACGTATTGATCGTTTATGGTAGCGTAGAAGATACGGCAAGGCACTTTGGTATAACGGCCGAGAAAACGCAGATTCTTCTGAAAGAGGCATCGCGAATACTTTTCGAAGCTAGAGAGAAGAGACCGCGGCCCCATTTAGACGATAAGATTTTAACGGCCTGGAACG GCCTAATGATAAGCGGCTTGGCACGAGCCGGTTCTGCTACCGATAACAAGCGATACGTCGATTTGGCAACGGACGCCGCCAAGTTTATCGAACGTTATCTTTACGATAAATCCGAACGTTCCTTACTTCGTAGTTGTTATCGTAGCGATAACGACGCCATCGTATTAAC GAGCGTGCCTATAAAAGGCTATCACGCGGACTATGCCTTTGTGGTGAAGGGATTGTTAGATCTCTACGAGGCCAATCTAGATCCTCATTGGTTGGAGTTCGCCGAGATACTTCAGGATATTCAGGACGAGCTCTTTTGGGATACGACGAGCGGCGGCTATTTCTCAACTATCAAGGACGATCCTACGATAATTCTTCGACTCAGGGACG ATCACGATGGAGCGGAACCGTGCAGTAACTCGATTGCCTGTGGAAATCTATTGAGATTAACGACTTACTTGGAACGTGTCGAATTCAAGGACAAAGCGGAACGTCTTCTTTCATCGTTCAAGGAACCTTTGTCAAAGGTACCGAGTTCCGTGGCGGAGATGGTGAGAGCGTTGTTGCACTATCACGATAGCTCCACGGag aTCTATGTAATAGGAAATTCGGGGGCGGAAAATACGAACGAGCTGTTGCGCGTGATACGCGAACGTCTGATACCGGGACAGGTTCTAATGTTCGCGGATCAGGATAAATCCGATAATATATTGCTTCGCAAGAATAAGATCCTTGCCAAGATGAAGCAGGACAAAAACGTACCGAGAGCCTATGTCTGTCGGTATCGAACGTGTTCCTTACCCGTGACGACTCCGGCCGAACTCGCGGATCTATTGAGCACGGAACGATAA
- the LOC124946795 gene encoding spermatogenesis-associated protein 20 isoform X1, with translation MRLLERSSLLSAIRYSFELSKRQYARKSNSRSIKVHPLVITGSSLCRSSSNLQIYLSLSVRMASSSKDDAKNVDETLIKKGENRLALEKSPYLLQHARNPVQWYPWGDEALEKAKAEDKVIFLSVGYSTCHWCHVMEKESFENPQIAEIMNKNFVNIKVDREERPDIDRIYMAFVQAISGHGGWPMSVFLAPNLSPIIGGTYFPPEDRHGYTGFKNVLLGISKEWRENKRELMLLGGTIIQRLKNAGENKGRLIVSERKTRGRERYVPSEECAMICLHQLKNSYEPNFGGFSDAPKFPQPVNFNLLFYMYARDPSTDIARECLEMCVHTLKKMALGGIHDHIGQGFSRYSVDEEWHVPHFEKMLYDQGQLLQSYTDAFLTTKDPLFAEMIDDIATYVSRDLRHKEGGFYSAEDADSYPTKGSGEKKEGAFYVWTYDEINALLDKEVADKKGLKLSDVFCFHFTVKPKGNVPARRDPHGELNKQNVLIVYGSVEDTARHFGITAEKTQILLKEASRILFEAREKRPRPHLDDKILTAWNGLMISGLARAGSATDNKRYVDLATDAAKFIERYLYDKSERSLLRSCYRSDNDAIVLTSVPIKGYHADYAFVVKGLLDLYEANLDPHWLEFAEILQDIQDELFWDTTSGGYFSTIKDDPTIILRLRDDHDGAEPCSNSIACGNLLRLTTYLERVEFKDKAERLLSSFKEPLSKVPSSVAEMVRALLHYHDSSTEIYVIGNSGAENTNELLRVIRERLIPGQVLMFADQDKSDNILLRKNKILAKMKQDKNVPRAYVCRYRTCSLPVTTPAELADLLSTER, from the exons ATGCGTCTTTTGGAAAGAAGCAGCCTGTTATCAGCTATACGATATTCATTCGAATTGTCTAAGAGGCAGTACGCTCGTAAAAGTAATAGTCGTTCGATAAAAGTTCATCCTTTGGTAATCACTGGATCGTCGTTGTGCAG ATCGAGTTCTAAtttgcaaatatatttatcgttatccgTGAGAATGGCATCCTCGTCGAAAGACGACGCGAAAAATGTCGACGAAACGTTAATCAAGAAGGGAGAAAATCGACTGGCTCTGGAGAAGTCACCTTATCTGTTGCAACACGCTAGAAATCCCGTACAGTGGTATCCTTGGGGAGACGAAGCTCTCGAGAAAGCGAAAGCGGAGGACAAGGTGATTTTCTTGTCCGTCGGATACTCGACGTGTCACTGGTGTCACGTTATGGAGAAGGAGTCCTTTGAGAATCCACAAATCGCCGAGATCATGAATaagaattttgttaatataaaagtGGACAGGGAAGAGCGACCGGATATCGATAGAATATACATGGCGTTCGTACAG GCTATTTCCGGGCACGGTGGTTGGCCGATGAGCGTATTTCTCGCACCGAATCTCTCACCGATCATAGGTGGAACGTATTTTCCGCCGGAAGACAGACACGGTTATACCGGATTTAAGAACGTTCTACTTGGTATCTCTAAAGAG TGGCGAGAGAATAAGCGTGAGCTAATGCTACTCGGTGGGACCATTATACAGAGATTGAAGAACGCAGGCGAGAACAAAGGCCGGCTGATCGTaagcgaaagaaagacaagaggGAGG GAACGATACGTACCTTCGGAGGAATGTGCCATGATATGCCTTCACCAATTGAAGAACTCCTACGAGCCTAACTTTGGTGGATTTTCGGACGCGCCAAAGTTCCCTCAGCCGGTCAAtttcaatcttcttttttatatgtacgCACGCGACCCATCCACCGACATTGCTCGCGAATGCTTGGAGATGTGCGTGCATACTCTGAAAAAAATGGCACTTGGGGGAATACACGATCATATCGGTCAA GGCTTTTCAAGATACTCCGTCGACGAGGAATGGCACGTGCctcattttgaaaaaatgcTCTACGATCAGGGCCAGCTATTGCAATCGTATACCGATGCATTTTTGACCACCAAGGATCCGTTATTCGCCGAAATGATCGACGATATAGCTACTTACGTATCTCGAGATTTGAGGCACAAG GAGGGGGGCTTTTACAGCGCCGAAGATGCCGATTCTTATCCTACGAAAGGATCgggggaaaagaaggaaggcgCCTTTTACGTTTGGACGTACGACGAGATCAATGCGCTTTTGGATAAAGAAGTGGCCGATAAGAAGGGCTTGAAACTGAGCGACGTCTTCTGCTTTCATTTCACGGTCAAGCCGAAGGGAAATGTACCGGCGCGTCGA gATCCCCATGGGGAATTGAACAAGCAAAACGTATTGATCGTTTATGGTAGCGTAGAAGATACGGCAAGGCACTTTGGTATAACGGCCGAGAAAACGCAGATTCTTCTGAAAGAGGCATCGCGAATACTTTTCGAAGCTAGAGAGAAGAGACCGCGGCCCCATTTAGACGATAAGATTTTAACGGCCTGGAACG GCCTAATGATAAGCGGCTTGGCACGAGCCGGTTCTGCTACCGATAACAAGCGATACGTCGATTTGGCAACGGACGCCGCCAAGTTTATCGAACGTTATCTTTACGATAAATCCGAACGTTCCTTACTTCGTAGTTGTTATCGTAGCGATAACGACGCCATCGTATTAAC GAGCGTGCCTATAAAAGGCTATCACGCGGACTATGCCTTTGTGGTGAAGGGATTGTTAGATCTCTACGAGGCCAATCTAGATCCTCATTGGTTGGAGTTCGCCGAGATACTTCAGGATATTCAGGACGAGCTCTTTTGGGATACGACGAGCGGCGGCTATTTCTCAACTATCAAGGACGATCCTACGATAATTCTTCGACTCAGGGACG ATCACGATGGAGCGGAACCGTGCAGTAACTCGATTGCCTGTGGAAATCTATTGAGATTAACGACTTACTTGGAACGTGTCGAATTCAAGGACAAAGCGGAACGTCTTCTTTCATCGTTCAAGGAACCTTTGTCAAAGGTACCGAGTTCCGTGGCGGAGATGGTGAGAGCGTTGTTGCACTATCACGATAGCTCCACGGag aTCTATGTAATAGGAAATTCGGGGGCGGAAAATACGAACGAGCTGTTGCGCGTGATACGCGAACGTCTGATACCGGGACAGGTTCTAATGTTCGCGGATCAGGATAAATCCGATAATATATTGCTTCGCAAGAATAAGATCCTTGCCAAGATGAAGCAGGACAAAAACGTACCGAGAGCCTATGTCTGTCGGTATCGAACGTGTTCCTTACCCGTGACGACTCCGGCCGAACTCGCGGATCTATTGAGCACGGAACGATAA
- the LOC124946795 gene encoding spermatogenesis-associated protein 20 isoform X2, with the protein MRLLERSSLLSAIRYSFELSKRQYARKSNSRSIKVHPLVITGSSLCRSSSNLQIYLSLSVRMASSSKDDAKNVDETLIKKGENRLALEKSPYLLQHARNPVQWYPWGDEALEKAKAEDKVIFLSVGYSTCHWCHVMEKESFENPQIAEIMNKNFVNIKVDREERPDIDRIYMAFVQAISGHGGWPMSVFLAPNLSPIIGGTYFPPEDRHGYTGFKNVLLGISKEWRENKRELMLLGGTIIQRLKNAGENKGRLIERYVPSEECAMICLHQLKNSYEPNFGGFSDAPKFPQPVNFNLLFYMYARDPSTDIARECLEMCVHTLKKMALGGIHDHIGQGFSRYSVDEEWHVPHFEKMLYDQGQLLQSYTDAFLTTKDPLFAEMIDDIATYVSRDLRHKEGGFYSAEDADSYPTKGSGEKKEGAFYVWTYDEINALLDKEVADKKGLKLSDVFCFHFTVKPKGNVPARRDPHGELNKQNVLIVYGSVEDTARHFGITAEKTQILLKEASRILFEAREKRPRPHLDDKILTAWNGLMISGLARAGSATDNKRYVDLATDAAKFIERYLYDKSERSLLRSCYRSDNDAIVLTSVPIKGYHADYAFVVKGLLDLYEANLDPHWLEFAEILQDIQDELFWDTTSGGYFSTIKDDPTIILRLRDDHDGAEPCSNSIACGNLLRLTTYLERVEFKDKAERLLSSFKEPLSKVPSSVAEMVRALLHYHDSSTEIYVIGNSGAENTNELLRVIRERLIPGQVLMFADQDKSDNILLRKNKILAKMKQDKNVPRAYVCRYRTCSLPVTTPAELADLLSTER; encoded by the exons ATGCGTCTTTTGGAAAGAAGCAGCCTGTTATCAGCTATACGATATTCATTCGAATTGTCTAAGAGGCAGTACGCTCGTAAAAGTAATAGTCGTTCGATAAAAGTTCATCCTTTGGTAATCACTGGATCGTCGTTGTGCAG ATCGAGTTCTAAtttgcaaatatatttatcgttatccgTGAGAATGGCATCCTCGTCGAAAGACGACGCGAAAAATGTCGACGAAACGTTAATCAAGAAGGGAGAAAATCGACTGGCTCTGGAGAAGTCACCTTATCTGTTGCAACACGCTAGAAATCCCGTACAGTGGTATCCTTGGGGAGACGAAGCTCTCGAGAAAGCGAAAGCGGAGGACAAGGTGATTTTCTTGTCCGTCGGATACTCGACGTGTCACTGGTGTCACGTTATGGAGAAGGAGTCCTTTGAGAATCCACAAATCGCCGAGATCATGAATaagaattttgttaatataaaagtGGACAGGGAAGAGCGACCGGATATCGATAGAATATACATGGCGTTCGTACAG GCTATTTCCGGGCACGGTGGTTGGCCGATGAGCGTATTTCTCGCACCGAATCTCTCACCGATCATAGGTGGAACGTATTTTCCGCCGGAAGACAGACACGGTTATACCGGATTTAAGAACGTTCTACTTGGTATCTCTAAAGAG TGGCGAGAGAATAAGCGTGAGCTAATGCTACTCGGTGGGACCATTATACAGAGATTGAAGAACGCAGGCGAGAACAAAGGCCGGCTGATC GAACGATACGTACCTTCGGAGGAATGTGCCATGATATGCCTTCACCAATTGAAGAACTCCTACGAGCCTAACTTTGGTGGATTTTCGGACGCGCCAAAGTTCCCTCAGCCGGTCAAtttcaatcttcttttttatatgtacgCACGCGACCCATCCACCGACATTGCTCGCGAATGCTTGGAGATGTGCGTGCATACTCTGAAAAAAATGGCACTTGGGGGAATACACGATCATATCGGTCAA GGCTTTTCAAGATACTCCGTCGACGAGGAATGGCACGTGCctcattttgaaaaaatgcTCTACGATCAGGGCCAGCTATTGCAATCGTATACCGATGCATTTTTGACCACCAAGGATCCGTTATTCGCCGAAATGATCGACGATATAGCTACTTACGTATCTCGAGATTTGAGGCACAAG GAGGGGGGCTTTTACAGCGCCGAAGATGCCGATTCTTATCCTACGAAAGGATCgggggaaaagaaggaaggcgCCTTTTACGTTTGGACGTACGACGAGATCAATGCGCTTTTGGATAAAGAAGTGGCCGATAAGAAGGGCTTGAAACTGAGCGACGTCTTCTGCTTTCATTTCACGGTCAAGCCGAAGGGAAATGTACCGGCGCGTCGA gATCCCCATGGGGAATTGAACAAGCAAAACGTATTGATCGTTTATGGTAGCGTAGAAGATACGGCAAGGCACTTTGGTATAACGGCCGAGAAAACGCAGATTCTTCTGAAAGAGGCATCGCGAATACTTTTCGAAGCTAGAGAGAAGAGACCGCGGCCCCATTTAGACGATAAGATTTTAACGGCCTGGAACG GCCTAATGATAAGCGGCTTGGCACGAGCCGGTTCTGCTACCGATAACAAGCGATACGTCGATTTGGCAACGGACGCCGCCAAGTTTATCGAACGTTATCTTTACGATAAATCCGAACGTTCCTTACTTCGTAGTTGTTATCGTAGCGATAACGACGCCATCGTATTAAC GAGCGTGCCTATAAAAGGCTATCACGCGGACTATGCCTTTGTGGTGAAGGGATTGTTAGATCTCTACGAGGCCAATCTAGATCCTCATTGGTTGGAGTTCGCCGAGATACTTCAGGATATTCAGGACGAGCTCTTTTGGGATACGACGAGCGGCGGCTATTTCTCAACTATCAAGGACGATCCTACGATAATTCTTCGACTCAGGGACG ATCACGATGGAGCGGAACCGTGCAGTAACTCGATTGCCTGTGGAAATCTATTGAGATTAACGACTTACTTGGAACGTGTCGAATTCAAGGACAAAGCGGAACGTCTTCTTTCATCGTTCAAGGAACCTTTGTCAAAGGTACCGAGTTCCGTGGCGGAGATGGTGAGAGCGTTGTTGCACTATCACGATAGCTCCACGGag aTCTATGTAATAGGAAATTCGGGGGCGGAAAATACGAACGAGCTGTTGCGCGTGATACGCGAACGTCTGATACCGGGACAGGTTCTAATGTTCGCGGATCAGGATAAATCCGATAATATATTGCTTCGCAAGAATAAGATCCTTGCCAAGATGAAGCAGGACAAAAACGTACCGAGAGCCTATGTCTGTCGGTATCGAACGTGTTCCTTACCCGTGACGACTCCGGCCGAACTCGCGGATCTATTGAGCACGGAACGATAA
- the LOC124946855 gene encoding probable protein BRICK1-B, whose product MAAIHREAIQKQIQQDWANREYIEVITGNIKKITDFLNSFDMSCRSRIAVLNEKLTTLERRIEYLEACVTKGETLT is encoded by the exons ATGGCAGCGATACACCGAGAAGCGATCCAGAAACAAATACAACAGGATTGGGCAAATCGAGAATATATAGAAGTCATCACCggcaatataaaaaaaattacggaTTTTCTCAACTCTTTTG atATGTCCTGTAGATCACGAATAGCTGTCCTAAATGAGAAACTTACGACGCTCGAGCGTAGAATCGAATATCTTGAAGCTTGC GTAACAAAGGGAGAAACATTAACATAA
- the LOC124946851 gene encoding uncharacterized protein LOC124946851 isoform X2, which yields MLHLIVKKTLPKNVSLVYLGTFNAHRSLCNQKQQSINANVPGLSDKCYKLPTKLGPGASKDKEYKNPEYFCYHLDSFAEAEVELEKYRLPAPSNKRPFKQ from the exons ATGTTGCATCTAATCGTTAAGAAGACTTTACCAAAG AATGTCTCATTGGTCTACCTTGGAACATTCAATGCACATCGTTCTTTATGTAATCAAAAGCAACAAAGTATAAATGCAAATGTACCAGGACTTAGCGATAAATGTTACAAACTTCCTACAAAAC TGGGACCAGGTGCATCCAAAGATAAAGAGTATAAAAATCCAGAGTACTTTTGTTATCACTTAGATTCATTCGCAGAAGCGGAAGTGGAATTAGAAAAATACAGGTTACCAGCTCCTTCTAACAAAAGACCCTTCAAGCAATGA
- the LOC124946851 gene encoding uncharacterized protein LOC124946851 isoform X1, with protein sequence MLHLIVKKTLPKNVSLVYLGTFNAHRSLCNQKQQSINANVPGLSDKCYKLPTKPVGPGASKDKEYKNPEYFCYHLDSFAEAEVELEKYRLPAPSNKRPFKQ encoded by the exons ATGTTGCATCTAATCGTTAAGAAGACTTTACCAAAG AATGTCTCATTGGTCTACCTTGGAACATTCAATGCACATCGTTCTTTATGTAATCAAAAGCAACAAAGTATAAATGCAAATGTACCAGGACTTAGCGATAAATGTTACAAACTTCCTACAAAAC CAGTGGGACCAGGTGCATCCAAAGATAAAGAGTATAAAAATCCAGAGTACTTTTGTTATCACTTAGATTCATTCGCAGAAGCGGAAGTGGAATTAGAAAAATACAGGTTACCAGCTCCTTCTAACAAAAGACCCTTCAAGCAATGA
- the LOC124946822 gene encoding farnesyl pyrophosphate synthase isoform X1, with protein MSFSVIRRRVITFCGNKFYRNHAKFASLEKIQLCRTTNANIRMAAHITTQKTWMTNKDESREIMALWPDLVRDITNINYYLDIPEVSKWMTKVLQYNVPNGRKRRALTLVNAYQMLVPSDQLTKENIRLARILGWCVELLQAFLLIIDDIQDKSHIRRNQACWYLYNDIGLGAINDALMIEQAVYQILYIHLKEKECYIDIVDLFHKITSKTTLGQCLDLLSNNFGKKINLNHFTMDRYNAIVKYKTAYYGFLLPVQIAMYLANIKDPEMHRQVKTILLEMGHFYQVQDDYLDCYGNSTVTGKDSTDIQEGKCSWLIVVALQRATPEQRKILEECYGSTDLEKIERVKSLYNDLGLSNTYSIYEEETYNLLNTHIQQVSRGLPHDFFFNLLKSMYHRVN; from the exons atGTCTTTCTCTGTCATTAGAAGAAGAGTAATTACTTTCTGCggcaataaattttatcgcaACCACGCCAAATTTGCGTCTCTCGAGAAGATTCAATTATGTAG AACGACAAACGCAAATATACGAATGGCGGCGCATATCACGACACAAAAAACCTGGATGACAAACAAAGACGAAAGTCGCGAAATTATGGCTTTATGGCCCGATCTCGTTCGGgatattacgaatataaattattacttgGATATACCTGAAGTCTCCAAGTGGATGACCAAG GTATTGCAGTATAATGTTCCTAACGGAAGGAAAAGGCGAGCATTAACATTGGTTAATGCTTATCAAATGCTCGTACCTTCGGATCAATtaacaaaggaaaatattcGCTTGGCGCGTATATTAGGCTGGTGTGTAGAACTG CTTCAAGCATTTCTATTGATAATAGACGATATCCAAGATAAATCTCATATACGAAGAAATCAAGCTTGTTGGTATCTTTACAATGACATTGGTTTAGGAGCCATTAACGATGCATTAATGATAGAACAAGCCGTTTATCAAATACtttatattcatttgaaagaaaaagaatgttatATCGATATAGTAGATTTGTTTCACAAG atcaCTTCGAAAACGACATTAGGACAATGTTTAGATCTGTTGTCAAATAATTTTGGtaagaagataaatttaaatcattttacgATGGATCGATATAATGCTATCGTAAAGTACAAAACTGCCTATTATGGGTTTCTACTGCCAGTTCAGATTGCTATGTATTTA GCGAATATAAAAGATCCAGAAATGCACAGACaagtaaaaacaattttattagagATGGGCCACTTTTATCAAGTTCAAGATGATTATTTAGATTGTTATGGCAATTCAACAGTTACTGGTAAAGATTCTACGGATATACAGGAGGGAAAATGCTCATGGTTAATAGTTGTTGCTTTGCAACGTGCTACCCctgaacaaagaaaaatattggag GAATGTTATGGCTCAACGGATTTGGAAAAAATTGAACGAGTAAAAAGTCTATACAATGATTTAGGTTTATCAAACACCTATTCCATATACGAAGAGGAAACATATAATCTGCTTAATACGCACATACAACAAGTATCGCGCGGCTTACCgcacgatttcttttttaatttactgaAAAGTATGTATCATAGAGTAaactaa
- the LOC124946822 gene encoding farnesyl pyrophosphate synthase isoform X2 — MAAHITTQKTWMTNKDESREIMALWPDLVRDITNINYYLDIPEVSKWMTKVLQYNVPNGRKRRALTLVNAYQMLVPSDQLTKENIRLARILGWCVELLQAFLLIIDDIQDKSHIRRNQACWYLYNDIGLGAINDALMIEQAVYQILYIHLKEKECYIDIVDLFHKITSKTTLGQCLDLLSNNFGKKINLNHFTMDRYNAIVKYKTAYYGFLLPVQIAMYLANIKDPEMHRQVKTILLEMGHFYQVQDDYLDCYGNSTVTGKDSTDIQEGKCSWLIVVALQRATPEQRKILEECYGSTDLEKIERVKSLYNDLGLSNTYSIYEEETYNLLNTHIQQVSRGLPHDFFFNLLKSMYHRVN; from the exons ATGGCGGCGCATATCACGACACAAAAAACCTGGATGACAAACAAAGACGAAAGTCGCGAAATTATGGCTTTATGGCCCGATCTCGTTCGGgatattacgaatataaattattacttgGATATACCTGAAGTCTCCAAGTGGATGACCAAG GTATTGCAGTATAATGTTCCTAACGGAAGGAAAAGGCGAGCATTAACATTGGTTAATGCTTATCAAATGCTCGTACCTTCGGATCAATtaacaaaggaaaatattcGCTTGGCGCGTATATTAGGCTGGTGTGTAGAACTG CTTCAAGCATTTCTATTGATAATAGACGATATCCAAGATAAATCTCATATACGAAGAAATCAAGCTTGTTGGTATCTTTACAATGACATTGGTTTAGGAGCCATTAACGATGCATTAATGATAGAACAAGCCGTTTATCAAATACtttatattcatttgaaagaaaaagaatgttatATCGATATAGTAGATTTGTTTCACAAG atcaCTTCGAAAACGACATTAGGACAATGTTTAGATCTGTTGTCAAATAATTTTGGtaagaagataaatttaaatcattttacgATGGATCGATATAATGCTATCGTAAAGTACAAAACTGCCTATTATGGGTTTCTACTGCCAGTTCAGATTGCTATGTATTTA GCGAATATAAAAGATCCAGAAATGCACAGACaagtaaaaacaattttattagagATGGGCCACTTTTATCAAGTTCAAGATGATTATTTAGATTGTTATGGCAATTCAACAGTTACTGGTAAAGATTCTACGGATATACAGGAGGGAAAATGCTCATGGTTAATAGTTGTTGCTTTGCAACGTGCTACCCctgaacaaagaaaaatattggag GAATGTTATGGCTCAACGGATTTGGAAAAAATTGAACGAGTAAAAAGTCTATACAATGATTTAGGTTTATCAAACACCTATTCCATATACGAAGAGGAAACATATAATCTGCTTAATACGCACATACAACAAGTATCGCGCGGCTTACCgcacgatttcttttttaatttactgaAAAGTATGTATCATAGAGTAaactaa